CTTGATGAGCCGGACAGCCAAGCCCGAGTCGTACGAGTGAGGATTCGATGAGCGATCTGGGAGACGGCACCCGCTGCGTACGCGCCGGGCTGCCCGAGCCGGCACCGGGGGACCCGTTCCTGCCGGGGCCGGTCTTCGCCGCGCCGTACCACCTCGACCCGTGGGAGGGGCCGGCCGGCTCGCCGAACGGCTACGGCCGCCCCGACAACCCGACCCGGCGGCTGCTGGAGGCGGCCGTGGGCGAGCTGGAGGGCGGTGACTGCCTGGTCTTCTCCACCGGTCAGGCCGCCATCACCGGGATGCTGCTCACCCTGTTGCGCCCGGGGGACACCGTGCTGCTGCCCAGCGACGGATACTTCTCGGTCCGGGCGTTCGCCACCGGCGTGCTGGAGACGATGGGTGTCCGGGTGCTCTTCGTCCCGACCGTCGGGCCGTACCCGTCGCTGGAGGGCGTCCGCCTGGTGCTGGTGGAGACGCCGGCCAACCCGGGCCTGGACGTGGTCGACGTGACCGCCCTGGCCGAGCGCGCGCACGCTGCCGGCGCGTTGCTCGCGGTGGACAACACCACCGCCACCCCGCTCGGCCAGCGCCCGCTGGACCTCGGTGCCGACCTGGTGGTCGCCTCGGGCACCAAGGCGCTCACCGGCCACTCCGACCTGCTGCTGGGCTACCTGGCCAGCCGGTCCGCCGAGCTGATCGAGGCGATGACGGTCTGGCGCTCCACCACCGGCGCGGTCCCGGGTGCGTTCGACGCCTGGCTGGCCCACCGGTCGCTGGCCACCCTCGACCTGCGGCTGGCCCGGCAGAGCGCGAACGCCGCCGCGGTCGCCGACCTGCTCGCCGGTCGGTCGGACGTGACCGGCCTGCGCTGGCCGGGGCGGCCGGACGACCCCGCGTACCCGGTGGCCTCGGCGCAGATGCGCC
The nucleotide sequence above comes from Micromonospora sp. NBC_00389. Encoded proteins:
- a CDS encoding cystathionine gamma-lyase; protein product: MSDLGDGTRCVRAGLPEPAPGDPFLPGPVFAAPYHLDPWEGPAGSPNGYGRPDNPTRRLLEAAVGELEGGDCLVFSTGQAAITGMLLTLLRPGDTVLLPSDGYFSVRAFATGVLETMGVRVLFVPTVGPYPSLEGVRLVLVETPANPGLDVVDVTALAERAHAAGALLAVDNTTATPLGQRPLDLGADLVVASGTKALTGHSDLLLGYLASRSAELIEAMTVWRSTTGAVPGAFDAWLAHRSLATLDLRLARQSANAAAVADLLAGRSDVTGLRWPGRPDDPAYPVASAQMRRMPGVLSFDLGDADRVGHFINAARLVAAATSFGGLHTTADRRAQWGDDTSPGFVRFSCGAEDTADLVADIAAALDAAGPV